The proteins below are encoded in one region of Nitrospirota bacterium:
- a CDS encoding transposase, with translation MPRIERGLADNIVYHVINRGNGRQEVFHKDRDYEAFMKLIKESKERYSVKLFGYCLMPNHFHMVVKPDRGEDLSRWMQWVMTSHVRRYHRHHGSSGHV, from the coding sequence ATGCCGAGGATAGAAAGAGGATTAGCAGACAATATTGTTTACCATGTCATTAATCGTGGAAATGGGAGACAAGAGGTTTTTCATAAAGATAGGGATTATGAGGCATTTATGAAACTGATAAAGGAGTCAAAGGAGCGATATTCTGTAAAGCTCTTTGGTTATTGTCTGATGCCTAATCATTTTCATATGGTTGTGAAGCCGGATCGTGGGGAAGATCTGAGCCGGTGGATGCAATGGGTGATGACGAGCCATGTAAGGCGTTATCACCGGCATCATGGCAGCAGCGGACATGTGTGA